The Rhizobium sp. WSM4643 genome has a window encoding:
- a CDS encoding methyl-accepting chemotaxis protein: MAFTIARSLVAFGVAVSAGLFMSIGLQQSALERLKVNGPVYEQVVYGKDLIADILPPPLFVVESYMLSFEASKFPELTDTNLAKIANLKAAYDDRRAYWKTTRLPQALKDELENDVIAKGDAFWGVMNREIIPALNAKDEDKAHGAIEQLRVAFHSHQDAVEKLVANSDAFLKGEERNAASEIVTWTIYAGAAGFGSFGLLLVGLYLLRRRAIVPLDGMKAYMGNLAEGDFSTEVPYANRSDEIGAMSKAVAVFRRNALERQDAQKRETALRDAEFERERSQLAERTAEERIRETVIDQLTYGLEQLSTGNLDCRITTPFAAAYETLRAKFNDSMDALCASMAEIAQTSKQVGSSSAGITDAADSLASRTEQQAAMLEEATAALDEMNIKAKDASDHAGRATGMMAETRTSAEHSAAVVREAIAAMERIEGSSSQIGAIVNVIDEIAFQTNLLALNAGVEAARAGEAGKGFAVVAQEVRELAMRSANAAKEIRALISTSSAQVSTGVDLVNRTGKALLEIEGQVEQVAGLIARIVSVSSEQAVAIGEINASVNALDQVTQHNAAMAVETATACRALGSQTQTLEGVVNRFQIDAAASGSRPQKAA; the protein is encoded by the coding sequence TTGGCATTCACCATTGCCCGCAGTCTGGTTGCGTTCGGTGTCGCCGTTTCGGCAGGCCTTTTCATGTCGATCGGATTGCAGCAGTCGGCCCTTGAACGGCTGAAAGTCAACGGGCCGGTTTACGAGCAGGTTGTCTACGGCAAGGATTTGATTGCCGATATTCTGCCGCCGCCGCTGTTTGTGGTGGAATCCTACATGCTCTCCTTCGAGGCGAGCAAATTTCCCGAACTCACCGACACCAATCTTGCCAAGATCGCAAATCTGAAGGCCGCTTACGATGACCGCCGCGCCTATTGGAAAACCACTCGGCTGCCGCAGGCTTTGAAGGACGAGCTTGAAAACGATGTTATCGCCAAGGGCGATGCGTTCTGGGGCGTGATGAACCGTGAGATCATTCCGGCCCTGAATGCCAAGGATGAAGACAAGGCGCACGGGGCGATCGAGCAGTTGCGCGTCGCCTTTCATTCGCACCAGGACGCGGTTGAGAAACTCGTTGCCAATTCCGACGCTTTCCTGAAGGGTGAGGAGCGCAATGCCGCCTCGGAGATCGTCACCTGGACGATCTATGCGGGTGCTGCAGGCTTCGGTTCGTTCGGGCTGTTGCTGGTGGGACTTTATCTCCTGCGTCGCCGCGCAATTGTGCCGCTCGATGGCATGAAGGCCTATATGGGCAACCTTGCCGAAGGTGATTTTTCGACCGAAGTCCCCTATGCCAACCGGTCCGACGAGATCGGAGCCATGTCCAAGGCCGTGGCGGTATTCCGTCGCAATGCGCTTGAGCGGCAGGACGCGCAGAAGCGCGAGACCGCACTACGCGATGCGGAATTCGAACGCGAACGCAGCCAGCTGGCCGAAAGGACGGCCGAGGAACGGATCCGCGAAACTGTCATCGATCAACTGACATACGGCCTTGAACAGCTGTCGACCGGCAATCTTGATTGCCGGATCACGACACCATTCGCTGCAGCCTACGAGACCTTGCGTGCGAAGTTCAACGACAGTATGGACGCGCTTTGCGCTTCGATGGCCGAGATCGCCCAGACCTCCAAGCAGGTGGGCAGTTCCTCGGCCGGCATCACCGATGCAGCCGACAGTCTTGCGTCGCGCACGGAACAGCAGGCCGCGATGCTCGAAGAGGCCACAGCCGCACTCGATGAAATGAATATCAAAGCCAAAGACGCCTCCGACCATGCCGGCAGAGCCACCGGCATGATGGCCGAGACCCGCACCAGCGCCGAACATTCGGCAGCCGTCGTTCGCGAAGCCATCGCCGCCATGGAAAGGATCGAAGGCTCGTCCTCCCAGATTGGCGCCATCGTCAATGTCATCGATGAAATCGCCTTCCAGACCAATCTTCTCGCGCTCAATGCCGGGGTTGAAGCAGCGCGCGCCGGCGAAGCAGGCAAGGGTTTTGCCGTCGTTGCCCAGGAAGTACGTGAACTTGCCATGCGCTCGGCCAACGCCGCCAAGGAGATCAGAGCTCTGATCTCCACCTCCTCCGCCCAGGTCTCCACCGGTGTGGACCTCGTCAACCGCACCGGTAAGGCGCTCCTGGAAATCGAAGGACAGGTCGAGCAGGTTGCCGGCCTGATCGCCCGTATCGTTTCGGTGTCCTCCGAGCAGGCGGTGGCGATCGGCGAGATCAACGCCTCCGTCAACGCGCTCGATCAGGTGACGCAACACAACGCCGCCATGGCCGTCGAAACCGCCACGGCCTGCCGGGCACTCGGCAGCCAAACGCAGACGTTGGAAGGGGTGGTAAACCGCTTTCAGATCGACGCGGCCGCCAGCGGGTCAAGACCGCAGAAAGCGGCTTGA
- a CDS encoding type II toxin-antitoxin system VapB family antitoxin → MAEPQLSVRSAKARDLAHRLARRENRSIADIVERALESYEIRETGREAATAFYAQLSQQSGTDIDLESVLKEDRQAHKGIEL, encoded by the coding sequence ATGGCCGAACCTCAACTTTCCGTGCGCAGTGCGAAGGCACGCGATCTTGCACATCGGCTTGCTCGGCGCGAAAATCGATCAATAGCTGACATCGTTGAGCGGGCCCTCGAATCGTATGAAATACGGGAGACCGGCCGCGAGGCGGCCACGGCCTTTTATGCTCAGCTTTCGCAACAAAGTGGCACGGATATCGACCTTGAGTCAGTCCTCAAAGAGGACAGACAGGCACACAAGGGCATCGAACTTTGA
- a CDS encoding TetR/AcrR family transcriptional regulator, translating into MDVVEPADEPRKRGRPKVSSDDDKRAHIVEIARRVFVKYGYAGSTTAVVATEASVSKQTLYKLFQSKEELFAAVVGAHRRLMLDLPRPAEDLSIAESLERIFMIDMDDDKDADRAGFLQLVFREAGQFPELIDILQREGMLASRQHLADWLRDRRVEGKLSLDDPDSGARMLMDMIFGAMGPPEGRAKAWPNRATLLAHLQRCIAVFAAGVGAA; encoded by the coding sequence ATGGATGTTGTCGAGCCCGCAGATGAGCCGCGCAAGCGCGGCCGGCCGAAAGTCTCCAGTGACGATGACAAGCGGGCGCATATCGTTGAAATTGCCCGCCGCGTTTTTGTAAAATACGGTTATGCTGGCAGCACGACCGCAGTCGTCGCTACCGAGGCGAGTGTTTCAAAACAGACGCTTTACAAGCTGTTTCAGAGCAAGGAAGAGCTGTTTGCCGCGGTGGTCGGAGCACATCGGCGCCTGATGCTCGACCTTCCGCGGCCTGCTGAAGATCTCTCGATCGCCGAGAGCCTCGAACGCATCTTCATGATCGATATGGATGACGACAAGGATGCGGATCGTGCCGGTTTCCTGCAGCTCGTCTTTCGCGAAGCGGGGCAGTTTCCCGAACTTATCGACATACTGCAGCGTGAAGGCATGCTTGCCAGCCGGCAGCATCTGGCAGACTGGCTGAGGGACCGCAGGGTGGAAGGCAAGTTGTCGCTTGATGATCCGGACAGCGGGGCCCGGATGCTGATGGATATGATCTTTGGCGCCATGGGTCCGCCGGAAGGACGAGCAAAGGCTTGGCCTAATCGGGCAACACTGCTTGCCCATCTCCAGCGCTGCATTGCAGTCTTTGCCGCAGGCGTCGGCGCCGCGTGA
- a CDS encoding transporter substrate-binding domain-containing protein, translated as MTISFRTGVMSLVAAALLSTPVLAEGSKLDEVLARGHLVLGTGSTNAPWHFKSADDKLQGFDVDMGHIIAKALFGDPEKIEYVNQSSDARIPNITTDKVDITCQFMTVTGERAQQVAFTIPYYREGVGLMLKADGKYADYAALKAAGSSVTISVLQNVYAEAMVHAALPEATVDQYDSVDLIYQALESGRADAVATDQSSLAWYMTQNPGRYKDAGYGWNPQTYACAVKRGDQDWLNFVNTALHEAMTGVEFDFYAKSFKTWFGKDLTPPQIGFPVEFK; from the coding sequence ATGACCATTTCCTTTCGCACCGGCGTGATGTCGTTGGTCGCCGCCGCTCTGTTGTCCACGCCTGTGCTGGCCGAAGGCAGCAAGCTCGATGAAGTGTTGGCCCGCGGCCATCTCGTCCTCGGCACGGGCAGCACCAATGCGCCTTGGCACTTCAAGAGCGCCGACGACAAGCTTCAGGGATTCGACGTCGACATGGGCCATATCATCGCCAAGGCGCTCTTCGGCGACCCTGAGAAGATCGAATATGTGAACCAGTCCTCCGATGCCCGCATCCCGAACATTACCACCGACAAAGTCGACATCACCTGCCAGTTCATGACCGTTACCGGCGAGCGCGCCCAGCAGGTTGCCTTCACCATTCCCTATTATCGCGAGGGTGTCGGCCTGATGCTCAAGGCGGACGGAAAATATGCCGACTACGCCGCCCTGAAGGCGGCCGGTTCCTCCGTCACCATCTCGGTTCTCCAGAACGTCTATGCCGAGGCGATGGTGCATGCGGCGCTGCCGGAGGCGACCGTCGACCAGTACGATTCCGTCGACCTGATCTATCAGGCGCTAGAATCGGGACGCGCCGATGCTGTCGCCACGGACCAGTCGTCGCTCGCCTGGTACATGACGCAGAATCCCGGCCGTTACAAAGACGCCGGCTATGGCTGGAATCCGCAGACTTACGCCTGCGCCGTCAAGCGCGGCGATCAGGATTGGCTGAACTTCGTCAACACCGCTCTGCACGAGGCCATGACCGGCGTTGAGTTCGACTTCTACGCCAAGTCCTTCAAAACCTGGTTCGGCAAAGATCTGACGCCGCCGCAGATCGGCTTCCCGGTCGAGTTCAAGTAA
- a CDS encoding amino acid ABC transporter permease, producing the protein MGYTLNFAAVWRNFDFLLSGLALSLGLAVISILIGAAIGLAVAFALTSKSRFAIVPARVYVTVIRNLPILVLVLFAFFALPQMGLRLDKIKSFVLVLSLYSGAYLAEVFRAGLLSIPRGLTEAGLAIGLTGMQIRSSIIAPLMLRNVLPSLSSTIISLFKDTSLAAAIAVPELTFAARKINVESFRVIETWMVTSALYVATCFLIAAVMRFVERRLALPR; encoded by the coding sequence ATGGGTTACACGTTGAATTTCGCTGCCGTCTGGCGCAATTTCGATTTTCTTTTGAGCGGGCTCGCGCTCAGCCTCGGCCTGGCGGTGATCTCGATCCTGATCGGGGCGGCGATCGGCCTTGCCGTCGCCTTCGCGCTGACGTCCAAAAGCCGCTTTGCGATCGTGCCGGCGCGGGTCTATGTCACTGTCATTCGCAACCTGCCAATTCTCGTTCTGGTGCTTTTTGCCTTTTTCGCGTTGCCGCAGATGGGCTTGCGGCTCGACAAGATAAAAAGCTTCGTCCTGGTTCTATCCCTTTACTCCGGCGCCTATCTGGCCGAGGTGTTCCGCGCCGGGCTGCTGTCAATTCCGAGAGGGCTGACGGAAGCGGGTCTTGCCATCGGCCTGACGGGGATGCAGATCCGCAGTTCCATCATCGCTCCGCTGATGCTGCGCAACGTGCTGCCGTCGCTGTCTTCGACGATCATTTCGCTCTTCAAGGACACCTCGCTCGCCGCCGCCATCGCGGTGCCGGAACTGACCTTCGCGGCTCGCAAGATCAATGTCGAGAGCTTCCGCGTCATAGAAACCTGGATGGTCACATCAGCCCTCTATGTCGCGACCTGTTTCCTCATCGCCGCCGTGATGCGCTTCGTCGAGCGCCGCCTGGCCCTGCCGAGATAG
- a CDS encoding amino acid ABC transporter permease translates to MSHTFLEQLWIARYVIMNGIGVTVSISLLAILAGSILGVFVGLALVYGGAVLRLAVRAYTDIIRGTPVLVLVLASYYVSAAVGLNLGPFSAGVLALAIFCSSHVGEIVRGALQAIPKGQTEAAKAIGLTFTQTFTSVLWPQAMRQCLPAWVNTAAEMVKASTLLSVIGVAELLLRTQEIISRNFMSLQFYFLAGGLYFIVNYGIEHFGKYVERKTALPS, encoded by the coding sequence ATGTCCCACACTTTTCTCGAACAACTCTGGATCGCCCGATACGTCATCATGAACGGCATCGGCGTGACCGTGTCGATCTCTCTGCTCGCCATCCTCGCGGGTTCCATACTCGGCGTTTTCGTCGGCCTGGCGCTCGTCTATGGCGGCGCTGTTTTGCGTCTGGCCGTGCGCGCCTACACCGATATCATCCGCGGCACGCCGGTGCTCGTGCTGGTGCTGGCGAGCTACTACGTCTCCGCCGCCGTCGGCCTTAATCTCGGGCCGTTCTCGGCCGGCGTGCTTGCCCTTGCCATCTTCTGCTCTTCCCATGTCGGCGAAATCGTGCGCGGAGCACTTCAGGCGATCCCGAAGGGGCAGACCGAAGCCGCCAAGGCGATCGGCCTGACCTTTACCCAGACCTTCACCTCGGTGCTGTGGCCACAGGCCATGCGCCAGTGCCTGCCGGCCTGGGTGAATACGGCGGCCGAGATGGTCAAAGCCTCGACGCTGCTCTCCGTTATCGGCGTCGCGGAGCTTCTCCTGCGCACGCAAGAAATCATCTCCCGCAATTTCATGAGCCTCCAGTTCTATTTCCTGGCCGGCGGTCTCTACTTCATCGTCAACTACGGCATCGAGCACTTCGGCAAATATGTCGAGCGCAAGACCGCCCTGCCGTCCTGA
- a CDS encoding amino acid ABC transporter ATP-binding protein, protein MAKTILDIQGLRKTYGIHEVLKGVDCAVQEGEVISIIGSSGSGKTTLLRCINMLEEFQGGTISLDGEEIGYRVEGTARRRKSEKEIARQRALTGMAFQQFNLFPHMSAAENVMLGLVKVKKMTKPDARAIAEKWLDRVGLSARSNHYPGQLSGGQQQRVAIARAIAMSPRLMLFDEVTSALDPELVGEVLQVIKGLAADGMTMLLVTHEMRFAYDVSSRVIFMNQGVICEEGDPKDMFVHPRTERLAEFLKTSSFN, encoded by the coding sequence ATGGCCAAGACCATTCTCGACATCCAGGGTCTGCGCAAGACTTACGGCATTCACGAAGTCCTCAAGGGCGTCGATTGCGCCGTGCAGGAAGGCGAAGTCATTTCCATCATCGGCTCGTCCGGTTCCGGGAAGACCACCTTGCTGCGCTGCATCAACATGCTTGAGGAATTCCAGGGCGGCACGATCAGCCTTGACGGCGAGGAGATCGGCTATCGCGTCGAAGGGACAGCGCGGCGCCGCAAGAGCGAGAAAGAGATTGCACGCCAACGCGCGTTGACCGGCATGGCGTTTCAGCAGTTCAATCTTTTTCCGCATATGAGTGCCGCTGAAAACGTCATGCTCGGCCTCGTCAAGGTGAAGAAGATGACCAAGCCGGACGCCCGCGCCATTGCGGAAAAATGGCTCGATCGTGTCGGCCTTTCCGCCCGCTCGAACCATTATCCCGGACAGCTTTCCGGCGGCCAGCAGCAGCGCGTCGCGATCGCCCGCGCCATCGCCATGTCGCCGAGGCTGATGCTGTTCGACGAAGTGACCTCCGCGCTCGACCCGGAGCTGGTGGGCGAAGTGCTCCAGGTCATCAAGGGGCTTGCCGCCGACGGCATGACCATGCTGCTGGTCACGCACGAGATGCGCTTTGCCTACGACGTTTCGTCACGAGTCATCTTCATGAACCAGGGCGTCATCTGCGAGGAGGGTGATCCGAAGGACATGTTCGTGCATCCGAGGACCGAACGGCTGGCGGAATTCCTCAAAACCTCGAGTTTCAATTAA
- a CDS encoding FitA-like ribbon-helix-helix domain-containing protein, with product MPAVTIRNLSEATHRALKVRAAHHGRSTEAEMREILEAAVRPETRLHLGSALAERSRRLGLTNEDLAVLDQARDALPAKPLSFE from the coding sequence ATGCCCGCAGTCACAATCAGAAACCTCTCCGAGGCGACCCACCGTGCTCTCAAGGTGCGTGCGGCTCATCACGGGCGCAGCACCGAAGCGGAAATGCGCGAAATCCTCGAGGCTGCCGTCCGTCCGGAAACGCGGCTGCATCTTGGCAGCGCGCTCGCCGAACGGAGTCGTCGCCTCGGGTTGACAAATGAGGACCTTGCCGTTCTGGACCAAGCTCGCGACGCATTGCCTGCAAAGCCGTTGAGCTTTGAGTGA
- a CDS encoding type II toxin-antitoxin system VapC family toxin, translating into MIILDTNVVSEAMKPAPDETVKFWLDEQAAETLFLSSVTIAELMFGIGALPAGKRKERLSDALDGLMELFERRILAFDITAARRYADLAVKARTAGRGFPTPDGYIAAIAASKGFAVATRDTSAFDAAGVEVINPWAASTA; encoded by the coding sequence GTGATTATCCTTGATACGAACGTCGTTTCCGAGGCGATGAAACCCGCGCCCGACGAAACCGTGAAATTCTGGCTCGATGAGCAGGCAGCCGAAACCCTCTTCCTTTCTAGCGTCACGATCGCCGAGCTGATGTTTGGAATCGGCGCCCTCCCGGCTGGCAAACGCAAGGAAAGGCTCTCCGACGCGTTGGACGGTCTGATGGAACTCTTCGAACGCCGTATTTTGGCTTTCGACATTACAGCGGCACGGCGCTATGCCGATCTCGCGGTCAAGGCCCGAACTGCTGGCAGAGGATTTCCCACTCCGGACGGCTATATCGCCGCTATCGCGGCATCGAAAGGGTTCGCCGTAGCCACGCGCGATACAAGTGCTTTCGACGCTGCAGGCGTTGAAGTGATCAACCCCTGGGCGGCTTCGACCGCATAA
- a CDS encoding GntR family transcriptional regulator, producing MQDSHTSESTQKTIEETIVSGILSAKIRPGTRLGENQLATLFSVSRTRVREAMMRLETRGIVHVSPRRGWFVVEPSAEEAVAVYEARRVIEAGLLRSMRALTDEGRKALDVHLNEEKTAMAAGDRQRLTYLMGDFHIRIAELSGNAIIVDILRDLTARTILISMLYQSEFHAAQSHDGHCRIFEAMQAGDFVRAAELSVEHLDEVEMGLDPTTRPDPLSELRSSLSLPAKTVPSVSQLSYPKSHNFKGAIKTC from the coding sequence ATGCAAGATAGCCACACATCTGAGAGCACGCAGAAGACGATTGAGGAGACGATCGTCTCTGGAATTCTTTCAGCCAAAATTCGGCCTGGGACGCGTCTTGGTGAAAACCAGTTGGCAACGCTCTTCAGCGTGTCTCGAACCCGCGTTCGTGAAGCCATGATGCGCCTGGAAACACGCGGCATCGTGCATGTCAGTCCAAGACGAGGCTGGTTTGTTGTCGAGCCGTCCGCAGAAGAGGCGGTCGCGGTCTATGAGGCACGGCGCGTCATCGAGGCCGGATTGCTGCGCAGCATGCGCGCCCTGACAGACGAGGGACGCAAAGCTCTCGACGTGCATTTGAACGAGGAAAAGACCGCAATGGCTGCGGGCGACCGCCAGCGCCTGACCTATTTGATGGGCGATTTCCACATCCGCATCGCCGAATTGAGCGGGAACGCCATCATCGTCGATATCCTCCGCGATCTCACCGCGAGGACGATCCTCATCTCGATGCTCTATCAGTCTGAATTTCATGCCGCACAGTCCCATGACGGGCACTGCCGCATCTTCGAGGCCATGCAAGCGGGCGATTTCGTCAGGGCTGCGGAACTTTCTGTCGAACATCTGGACGAAGTGGAGATGGGCCTCGACCCCACCACGCGCCCGGATCCACTCTCGGAACTGCGCAGTTCCCTGTCACTCCCTGCCAAAACCGTGCCCTCGGTCTCCCAACTGTCATACCCCAAAAGCCACAACTTCAAAGGAGCAATTAAAACATGCTGA
- a CDS encoding transporter substrate-binding domain-containing protein produces MLTRRVFFAIATLAATFGFGSASHADALADITARGTLRVAVPQDFPPFGSVGTDMAPMGYDIDVANLIAEKLGVKTELVPVTSANRVPYLQTNKVDLVISSLGKNAEREKVIDFTTAYAPFFNGVFAPADLSIAKVEDLAGKSIGVTRGAVEDLELTKIAPADATIKRYEDNNGTISAFLSGQVDTIATGNVVAAAILAKNPPKRPEMKFLIKNSPCYIGLNKEQAALLEKVNGIIAAAKTDGALNAISQKWLGAGLPSDL; encoded by the coding sequence ATGCTGACAAGACGAGTCTTCTTCGCCATCGCGACCCTGGCTGCAACCTTCGGATTCGGCTCCGCGTCTCATGCCGATGCTCTCGCCGACATCACGGCGCGCGGCACGCTGCGTGTCGCGGTTCCGCAAGATTTCCCACCCTTCGGCAGCGTCGGTACCGATATGGCGCCGATGGGCTACGATATCGATGTGGCCAACCTCATTGCCGAAAAGCTCGGCGTCAAGACCGAACTCGTGCCGGTCACCAGCGCCAACCGCGTTCCCTATCTGCAGACGAATAAGGTCGATCTGGTCATATCAAGCCTCGGCAAGAATGCGGAGCGCGAAAAGGTGATCGATTTCACCACGGCCTACGCCCCCTTCTTCAATGGCGTGTTCGCGCCCGCCGATCTTTCGATCGCCAAGGTGGAAGATCTCGCGGGCAAGAGCATCGGCGTTACGCGCGGCGCCGTGGAGGATCTCGAGTTGACGAAGATCGCGCCGGCCGATGCGACGATCAAGCGCTACGAGGACAACAACGGCACCATCTCGGCCTTCCTCTCCGGCCAGGTCGACACCATCGCCACCGGCAACGTCGTGGCCGCTGCGATCCTCGCCAAAAATCCCCCCAAGCGCCCTGAGATGAAGTTCCTCATCAAGAACTCGCCCTGCTATATCGGTCTCAACAAGGAACAGGCAGCTCTTCTGGAGAAGGTGAACGGCATTATCGCTGCGGCCAAAACCGATGGCGCGCTGAACGCCATATCACAGAAGTGGCTCGGCGCCGGTCTCCCGTCGGATCTCTAA
- a CDS encoding amino acid ABC transporter permease, protein MSYHFEFGWLLEYYPEIVKGILITLELIAIGGMLGISLGIFCAWVRALGPAWLKPVVATYVELIRNTPFLIQLFFIFFGLPSLGLKLSELTAANLAMVVNLGAYSCEIIRAGIQATPKGQFEAGESLAMTRFETFRHVVLVPSLQRIWPALSSQVVIVMLGSSVVSQIAAEDLTFAANFIQSRTFRAFEAYIVSTSIYLVLAILLRQVLAVVGGFIFPRRAAR, encoded by the coding sequence TTGAGTTACCATTTCGAATTCGGCTGGCTGCTTGAATATTATCCTGAGATCGTCAAGGGCATACTGATCACCCTGGAGCTTATCGCCATCGGCGGAATGCTCGGCATTTCGCTCGGCATCTTCTGTGCCTGGGTGCGCGCACTCGGCCCGGCCTGGCTGAAGCCTGTCGTTGCGACTTATGTCGAGCTGATCCGCAACACGCCGTTCCTGATCCAGCTCTTTTTCATCTTTTTCGGTCTGCCGTCGCTCGGTCTCAAGCTTTCCGAACTGACGGCCGCCAACCTCGCGATGGTCGTCAACCTCGGCGCCTATAGCTGCGAGATTATCCGCGCGGGCATCCAGGCAACCCCGAAGGGTCAGTTCGAGGCAGGCGAGAGCCTTGCCATGACCCGCTTCGAAACCTTCCGGCACGTCGTTCTCGTGCCGTCGCTGCAGCGCATCTGGCCGGCGCTGTCGTCGCAAGTCGTCATCGTCATGCTCGGCTCATCGGTGGTGTCGCAGATCGCCGCAGAGGATCTGACCTTTGCTGCGAACTTCATACAATCGCGAACCTTCCGCGCCTTCGAGGCCTACATCGTCTCGACATCAATCTATCTTGTGCTGGCGATCCTGCTCCGGCAGGTGCTGGCGGTGGTCGGCGGGTTCATTTTCCCAAGGAGAGCGGCGCGATGA
- a CDS encoding amino acid ABC transporter permease — MIEFTLWDILRNLLLATRWTMLLSIVSFIGGGAVGLGLLFLRISKRKSFRTVAKYYIELFQGTPLLMQFFIAFFGLGLFGIDVPAWLAAGLALTLWSAAFLAEIWRGCVEAVVRGQWEASASLGMGRLQQMRYVILPQALRVAIPPTVGFSVQIVKGTALTSIIGFVELSKAGTVVTNATFQPFTVYGLVALIYFALCWPLSKSSQILERKLNVAHRNH, encoded by the coding sequence ATGATCGAGTTCACACTCTGGGATATCCTGCGCAACCTGCTGCTCGCCACCCGCTGGACGATGCTGCTTTCGATCGTCTCCTTCATCGGCGGCGGCGCGGTCGGACTGGGGTTGCTCTTCTTGCGCATCAGCAAGCGCAAGTCATTCAGGACGGTCGCAAAATACTATATCGAGCTCTTCCAAGGCACACCGCTGCTGATGCAGTTCTTCATTGCGTTTTTCGGTCTCGGCCTCTTCGGGATAGATGTGCCGGCCTGGCTTGCTGCGGGATTGGCGCTCACCTTATGGAGCGCCGCCTTCCTCGCCGAAATATGGCGAGGCTGCGTCGAAGCGGTCGTGAGGGGTCAATGGGAAGCCTCCGCCAGCCTCGGCATGGGCCGGTTGCAGCAGATGCGCTATGTCATCCTTCCGCAGGCGCTGAGGGTCGCGATACCACCCACGGTCGGCTTCTCCGTTCAAATCGTCAAGGGAACGGCGCTGACCTCGATCATCGGTTTCGTTGAATTGTCGAAAGCCGGCACGGTGGTCACCAATGCCACCTTCCAGCCCTTCACCGTCTACGGGCTCGTCGCCCTCATCTACTTCGCCCTTTGCTGGCCTTTGTCGAAAAGCAGCCAGATCCTGGAAAGGAAGCTCAATGTCGCTCATCGAAATCACTGA
- a CDS encoding amino acid ABC transporter ATP-binding protein — MSLIEITEVRKSFGTTEVLKGINLDVEAGEVIAIIGKSGSGKSTLLRCINGLETITDGSISVAGAQLLDDELHLKALRLKVGMIFQQFNLFPHLTVGGNVMLSQTVVKKTPKAEAEATARKMLERVGLGHRFDAYPDELSGGQQQRVAIARALAMQPTALLCDEITSALDPELVAEVLAVVRELAAEGMTLLMVTHEMKFARDVCSRVVFMHQGRVHEIGPPEEVFANPQTAELKQFLGVS; from the coding sequence ATGTCGCTCATCGAAATCACTGAAGTCCGCAAGAGCTTCGGCACCACCGAGGTGCTGAAAGGCATCAATCTCGACGTGGAGGCTGGTGAAGTCATCGCTATTATCGGCAAGAGCGGTTCAGGCAAATCGACCCTGCTTCGCTGCATCAACGGCCTGGAGACCATCACCGATGGCTCCATCTCCGTGGCCGGCGCGCAGCTCCTTGATGACGAACTGCATCTGAAGGCACTGCGCCTCAAGGTCGGCATGATCTTTCAGCAGTTCAACCTCTTCCCGCACCTGACCGTCGGCGGCAACGTCATGCTGTCGCAGACCGTGGTCAAGAAGACCCCGAAAGCCGAAGCCGAGGCTACCGCCCGCAAGATGCTGGAGCGGGTAGGGCTGGGCCACAGGTTCGACGCCTATCCCGACGAGCTCTCGGGCGGCCAGCAGCAGCGCGTCGCTATCGCCCGCGCGCTCGCCATGCAGCCGACAGCACTTCTCTGCGACGAGATCACCTCGGCGCTCGATCCGGAACTGGTCGCCGAAGTTCTCGCCGTCGTGCGCGAGCTTGCGGCCGAGGGAATGACGCTCCTGATGGTAACGCACGAGATGAAGTTCGCCCGCGATGTCTGCAGCCGCGTCGTCTTCATGCACCAGGGCCGCGTTCACGAAATAGGCCCGCCGGAGGAAGTCTTCGCCAATCCTCAGACTGCGGAGCTGAAGCAGTTTCTCGGCGTCAGCTAG